AGCGGTGGCTGGTCAGCCGCTTCCACAGATCCGGCCCGCTCAGCGCGTCGCGGTGGATGCGGGCCGCCGTGGCGACGCTCATCAACCCGACCATCGACATCGGAAAGCCCAGCAGGAACAGCGCCTGCATCAGCTCCACGCCATAGACAAAGCCCGAGACCGCCAGAATGCTCAGCACCGCCGAGCCAAGCGCCACGATCCACAGCCCCGCCCCCTCGGCGATGAACAACAGCCGGTTCACATTGATCCGCGTCATGTCCTCGAGATCCTCCGCCGCCTGCTCGCCATGTCGGCGGGCGCGGGTGACCATGTCGAAAGGCACGCCCAGCACCCAGTGGCTGGCGGTGGACCAGACCACCGCCAGCGCGATCCAGAACCACAGGTTCGAGAACGAGCGCATGTCGATGGTTTCGAAAACGATGAGATACCAGTCCAAGGCGGCCCGATGTCCTTATGCAGAGGGCCCGCGTGTCCGGGGCCTTGTGAGAGCCGTCTTTCCATGCCACCCAAGGAACGCGTTTACAAGAGAGGCCCCCCGATGAAACCCACGATTGCCGCCTTCCCGGCCACACGGCTGCGCCGTCTTCGCAAATCCCCCGCGATCCGCGCGCTGGTCGGCCAGTCTGTCGTGACGCCCGGCGATTTCATCTGGCCGGTCTTCGTGCGCGACGGCGAGGGCGTGGTCGAGCCCATCGCCTCGATGCCCGGCGTCAACCGGCTCTCGGTGGACAAGGTGGTCGAGGCGGCGCGCGAGGCGCATGCGCTGGGCATCCCGGCGATCTGCCTGTTTCCCTATACCGATCCGGCGAAGAGGACCGAGGATTGCGCCGAGGCCTGGAACCCCGAGAACCTGTCGAACCGCGCCACCCGCGCCATCAAGGACGCGGTGCCCGATCTCGCGGTGATGACCGATGTGGCGCTCGACCCCTATAGCAGCACTGGCCATGACGGCTTTGTCGTCGATGGCGAGATCGTCAATGACGAGACCGTCGAGGCGCTGGTGAAACAGGCGATGAGCCAGGCCCGCGCCGGCGCCGATATCATCGGCCCCTCCGACATGATGGACGGCCGCATCGGCGCGATCCGCAACGAGCTGGAGCGCGAGGGCTTCCGCAACACGCTGCTGCTCTCCTATGCCGCGAAATATGCCAGCGCCTTCTACGGGCCGTTCCGCGACGCGGTCGGCGCCTCGGGCGCGCTCAAGGGCGACAAGACCACCTATCAGATGCAGCCGGGCAATTCCGACGAGGCCATGCGGCTGGTGGAGCGCGATCTCTGCGAAGGCGCCGACATGATCATGGTCAAACCCGGTATGCCCTATCTCGACATCTGCCGCCGCGCCAAGGAGATGTTCGGCGCGCCGACCTTCGCCTATCAGGTCTCGGGCGAATACGCGATGCTGGCGGGCGCCGCCGAGCGCGGCTGGCTCGACCACGACCGGATGGTGCTCGAAAGCCTGACCGCGTTCAAACGCGCCGGCTGCGACGGCGTGCTGACCTATTTCGCCCCGGTCGCGGCAAGGCTGCTCAACGGCTGAGGCGGATTGCCGCGCGCCCTGCCCGTTGCGGCGTGACAGCCGCGCCGGGCGCCGCTATACTGCGGCGCAACCGGCGAAACAGCCGGGTTTCTAGAGGCACCGGCACAATCGGCAATACAGGACATTGAGCAGACCCATGGATATGACCCGACGCACGCTCACCCTCGGCCTGGGGGCAATGGGCGTTTTGAGCGCATGTGGCAACGGTATCGGCAGCCCGGGCAGCGCCAAGATTGACGCCCGCGTGAACGCCACGCTGAGCCAGATGTACAGCCAGTTTCCCGGCACGGTGAACCTGTCGGAAAAGGCGGCGGGGCTGCTCGTCATGCCGCTGGTCACCGAAGCGGGGCTCGGACTCGGCGGCGCCTATGGGCGCGGCGCGCTGCGCGTCGGCGGCGCCACGGTGGATTACTACTCGATGGTGCGCGGCTCCGGCGGGCTTCAGATCGGCGCGCAGCAATATGCGCATGTGCTGTTCTTCATGACCGACGAGGCGCTGATGAATTTCCGCCGCTCGCCGGGCTGGGCCGCCGCCGCCAATATCGAATATGCCACGCCCGAGAAAGGCGACACGCTGGCCGCCGAGACCACGACCTCGCTGTCGCCGGTCATCGCGGTGATCTTCGGCCAGTCCGGCCTGCGTGTCGGCGCGACGCTGGAAGGCACGAAATACACCCGCATCATTCCCTGACAGGACCGCAGGAGGGGCCAGCCCCTCTTGTCCCGGATCGTTGATCCGGCCCAATTCACCCCGGGATATTTAACTGCCAATGGAAACCCCCTGCGTTTCCATTGGCCTTCAAATATCCCGGGGGATGCGCGCCCCGGCGCGCGAGGGGCAGCGCCCCCAAGACGACCTCAGTGATAGCGGAACTCGCCCACCACCTGACGCCATTCCCCGGCAGAGACCATCTTGCGGTGGGTATAGCGGATCGAGTGCAGCGGCCCCTCGATCTCGTCCTGCCAGAACTCGATGAATTCGAAGAGCTTCGGATGATCCGGCGCCAGATCGTAATCCTGCCAGACGAAGGTGTTGAGAACGTTTCGGTAATCCGGCATCCGGTAGAAGATCTCGGCGGTGGTCAGACCGTAGCCCCTGAGCATGAGTTCCGTCGGCGTTTCCTGCATCGCTTTACCTCATCATGGTTCCATGTTTATAAGCCTGCGCGCCGAGTCGTTATTTTTCAACAAAAACAGATTGTTAGCAGGCAATCCCGGTGGCTGCCAGATTTGTAGTGCCGCTGCCATTGCGCCCCATATCCTGTCTCTGATATAAGCGTTCTCAACAACATATAGCATAACGACGGACAGGCGAGCATCGTGACCGACACGCCGGAACCCCCTGATAACGATGACGAAATGAGCGGACCGGAGCGCCCCGCGCCGAGCGGGCCGGCGATTTCGATCATCGACGAGATGAAGTCGAGCTATCTCGACTACGCCATGAGCGTGATCGTCAGCCGCGCGATCCCGGATCTGCGCGACGGGCTAAAACCCGTGCACAGACGCATCCTTTATACGCTCTGGGAGAACGGGCAGACCAAGTCCAAGGGCTATCGCAAATGCGCCACCGCCGTGGGCGACGTGATGGGCCGCTATCACCCGCATGGCGACTCGGCGGTCTATGACGCGCTGGTGCGCATGGCGCAGGATTTCTCCATGTCGCTGCCGCTGATCGACGGTCAGGGCAATTTCGGCTCCATGGATGGCGACCCGCCCGCCGCCTACCGGTATACGGAATCGCGGCTGGAGCGCTCCGCCGAGGCGCTGCTGGAGGATATCGACAAGGAGACCGTCGATTTCGTTCCCAACTACGCCAACGAGCGCAACGAGCCCGTGGTGCTGCCGGCGCGTTATCCCAATGTGCTGGTCAACGGTGCCGAGGGCATCGCCGTCGGCATGGCCACGCGCATCCCGCCGCACAATCTGGGCGAGGTGATCGACGCCACGCTGGCGCTGATCGAGAACCCCGATCTCAGCTCGGAGCAGCTTATCGAGTACATCCCCGCCCCGGATTTCCCCACGGGCGGCGTGATCCTCGGGCGCTCCGGCGCGCGCAAGGCCTATCTCGAAGGCCGCGGCTCGGTGATCATCCGCGCCAAGACCCGCGTCGAGGAGATCAAGCGCGACCGCTATGCCATCGTCATCGACGAGATCCCCTATCAGGTGAACAAGGCGACGATGATCGAGCGTATCGCCGAGGCCGTGCGCGACAAGAAGATCGAGGGCATTTCCCATGTGCAGGACGAATCCGACCGCTCCGGCGTGCGAGTCGTCGTCGAGCTCAAGCGCGACGCCACCGCCGAGGTGGTGCTGAACCAGCTCTTCCGCTTCACGCCGATGCAGACAAGCTTTGCCTGCAACATGCTGGCGCTGAACGGCGGGCGGCCCGAGCAGCTCACGCTTCGCGGCTTCCTCACCGCCTTCGTGGATTTCCGCGAGGACGTGGTGGCGCGCCGCACCGCCTATCTGCTGCGCAAGGCGCGTGAGCGGAGCCATATCCTCTGCGGTCTCGCCGTGGCGGTCAGCAATGTCGACGAGGTGGTCGCCACGATCCGCGCCTCTCAGGATGCGTCGGAAGCGCGCGAAAAGCTGATGACCCGGCGCTGGCCGGCGCATGACATCGCCGCCTATATCCAGCTCATCGACGATCCGACCCACAAGATGAACGAGGACGGCACCTATAACCTGAGCGAAAGCCAGGCCCGCGCCATCCTCGAGCTGCGCCTGCAACGGCTGACCCAGCTCGGCGTCAAGGAAGTGACGGACGAGCTCGAAGAGTTGGCGAAGAAGATCAAGGAATATCTCGAGATCCTCGGGAGCCGCGAGCGCATCATGGAGATCATCACCAACGAGATGGTCGCCGTGAAGGAGCAGTTCGCCGTGCCCCGCCGCACCGAGATCGCCGACTGGGCCGGCGACATGGACGACGAGGACCTGATCGAGCGCGAGGACATGGTCGTCACGGTCACCGCCGGCGGCTATATCAAGCGCACGCCGCTGGCCGAGTTCCGCGCCCAGAAGCGCGGCGGCAAGGGTGTCTCGGGCGGCTCGCTGAAGGAAGACGACGTCGTCACGCAGCTCTTTGTGGCCAATACCCACACGCAGCTTCTGTTCTTCACCACCGCCGGCATGGTCTACAAGCTCAAGTGCTGGCGCCTGCCGCAGGGCGGCCGTACCTCCAAGGGCAAGGCCATCGTCAATATCCTGCCGATCCCGCAGGGCGTCTCGGTGGCGGCGATCATGCCGGTCGACCGCGACGAGGAGGATTGGGACGATCTGCAAATCGTCTTCGCCACCTCCAAGGGCTCGGTGCGCCGCAACCGGCTGTCGGATTTCACCAATGTCATGCGCAACGGCAAG
The window above is part of the Salipiger abyssi genome. Proteins encoded here:
- a CDS encoding component of SufBCD complex; translated protein: MDWYLIVFETIDMRSFSNLWFWIALAVVWSTASHWVLGVPFDMVTRARRHGEQAAEDLEDMTRINVNRLLFIAEGAGLWIVALGSAVLSILAVSGFVYGVELMQALFLLGFPMSMVGLMSVATAARIHRDALSGPDLWKRLTSHRFWTQVIGMVSIFVTALWGMFQNMSHTVLGG
- the hemB gene encoding porphobilinogen synthase, which encodes MKPTIAAFPATRLRRLRKSPAIRALVGQSVVTPGDFIWPVFVRDGEGVVEPIASMPGVNRLSVDKVVEAAREAHALGIPAICLFPYTDPAKRTEDCAEAWNPENLSNRATRAIKDAVPDLAVMTDVALDPYSSTGHDGFVVDGEIVNDETVEALVKQAMSQARAGADIIGPSDMMDGRIGAIRNELEREGFRNTLLLSYAAKYASAFYGPFRDAVGASGALKGDKTTYQMQPGNSDEAMRLVERDLCEGADMIMVKPGMPYLDICRRAKEMFGAPTFAYQVSGEYAMLAGAAERGWLDHDRMVLESLTAFKRAGCDGVLTYFAPVAARLLNG
- a CDS encoding YSC84-related protein produces the protein MDMTRRTLTLGLGAMGVLSACGNGIGSPGSAKIDARVNATLSQMYSQFPGTVNLSEKAAGLLVMPLVTEAGLGLGGAYGRGALRVGGATVDYYSMVRGSGGLQIGAQQYAHVLFFMTDEALMNFRRSPGWAAAANIEYATPEKGDTLAAETTTSLSPVIAVIFGQSGLRVGATLEGTKYTRIIP
- a CDS encoding usg protein, producing MQETPTELMLRGYGLTTAEIFYRMPDYRNVLNTFVWQDYDLAPDHPKLFEFIEFWQDEIEGPLHSIRYTHRKMVSAGEWRQVVGEFRYH
- the gyrA gene encoding DNA gyrase subunit A, with the protein product MTDTPEPPDNDDEMSGPERPAPSGPAISIIDEMKSSYLDYAMSVIVSRAIPDLRDGLKPVHRRILYTLWENGQTKSKGYRKCATAVGDVMGRYHPHGDSAVYDALVRMAQDFSMSLPLIDGQGNFGSMDGDPPAAYRYTESRLERSAEALLEDIDKETVDFVPNYANERNEPVVLPARYPNVLVNGAEGIAVGMATRIPPHNLGEVIDATLALIENPDLSSEQLIEYIPAPDFPTGGVILGRSGARKAYLEGRGSVIIRAKTRVEEIKRDRYAIVIDEIPYQVNKATMIERIAEAVRDKKIEGISHVQDESDRSGVRVVVELKRDATAEVVLNQLFRFTPMQTSFACNMLALNGGRPEQLTLRGFLTAFVDFREDVVARRTAYLLRKARERSHILCGLAVAVSNVDEVVATIRASQDASEAREKLMTRRWPAHDIAAYIQLIDDPTHKMNEDGTYNLSESQARAILELRLQRLTQLGVKEVTDELEELAKKIKEYLEILGSRERIMEIITNEMVAVKEQFAVPRRTEIADWAGDMDDEDLIEREDMVVTVTAGGYIKRTPLAEFRAQKRGGKGVSGGSLKEDDVVTQLFVANTHTQLLFFTTAGMVYKLKCWRLPQGGRTSKGKAIVNILPIPQGVSVAAIMPVDRDEEDWDDLQIVFATSKGSVRRNRLSDFTNVMRNGKIAMKFEGEDEATRLINARICSEDDDVMLVTDSGRAIRFPVPDVRVFNSRNSTGVRGVKLNNGDEVVSMSVIRHFEAESDERASYLKMRRLMAGVTEDEGADEEDGNADSLLPSERYAEMSAAENLILTITAKGLGKLSSSHDYPIRGRGGMGVTAWEKSMRGGPIVASFPVEMDDQIMLATSTGQSIRVPVEGISFRSRSAGGVKVFNTRAGETVVSVAWIADQGDEEDEAES